Below is a genomic region from Sulfurovum riftiae.
TTACCGATGATGAAAAGTTCGATTCACTCACGGCCACCAATATCATCGTCCACTCTTCCAACGTCGGTATCTCACAGATCTCCTGGAAACTGACGGGACAGGAGTTCAGAGAAGGCCTCCTCAAATTTGGTCTGGCAAAACCATCAGGCATCGATCTCTCACGCGACCTGCCGGGACAGGTAAAGTCCCTGCGTTTGCTCAACAACAATATGCACCGTGCAAACTCCTCCTACGGCTACGGTATGCTCGTCACTTTCGCCCAACTCTTCAAAGCCTACTCGGCCTTTAACAATGACGGTATTGCCGTGACGCCTCGTATCGTGAATTACCTGGCAGATGCGGAAGGGAACCACTATACACTCGAACCAAAGGTAGGTGACCTCAAAGCAGTAGGCAAACAGGCTGCCAACCAGATACACGACATACTGCTGGAGGTCGTCAAACGCGGTACAGGGGTCAAAGCACAGTACCCAGGCCTGGAGATCGGCGGAAAGACAGGTACAGCACATATCGCCAAAGGCGGCCGTTATGTCAGAGAATACCACAGCAGTTTTTACGGGTTTGCTAATGACAAAGAGGGGCATAAATATACCATTGGGGTATTGGTAATCCGTGCAAAGAAGTACCATAAATATTTTGCTTCCCAGTCAGCAGTGCCGACATTCAGACGCATTGTGGACACACTTGTCGAACTTGACTATCTCAAGCCTGAAGGCGGCAAGCTGGATACACTGGCACCGATAAAGATCGACAAACCAAAAGAAGTGAACGGTACTTCCCAGACAGGTACGCAAACCAAAAAGCCTTCGATCAACGAACTCTTCAAAATGAAACCAAAACCCAAAAAGAAAAAACCAAAAGTCAAGAAAAAGCCTAAACCAAAACCACCGGTAAGAAAACCGCTCAAGAAAGAGGTCATAGAGGAGCTTTCGGCAGAAGATCTCTTTTAGATCCAGATATTGTCTATCAACCTGGGCTTCCCTACCAAGGCGGCCACCAGAATGATACTGTTGCCTATCTCCACACTTTCCAGTGCATTGAAATCCCTGTCAACGATCGCTACATACTCCACACGGTCCGTCTCAGATAGAACCTGCATCATCTCTTTTTTAATGGTTCGTACATCGAGTTCACCTGCCATGACCATCTTACTGGCACGTTTGAGAGAACGCGAAAGAGAGAGTGCCCTCTGCTTCTCCTCTTCCGTAAGGTAGACATTCCGTGAACTCAAAGCCAGGCCTTTGTCATCTCGCACGATCTCACAGGGAATGATCTGAACATCCATAAAATAGTTTTTGACCATCTGGGTAATCAGTGCCAGCTGCTGCGCATCTTTTTTCCCGAAATAGGCCCGTGTCGCAGAGGAGAGGTTCAGCAGTTTCATCACTACCTGAAGCATACCGTCAAAATGCCCCGGACGTTTCTCTCCTTCAAGTATGTACCCGCGTATGGCCGGCGCACCGATGCAGAGTTCATCTCTCTCATACATCTGGTCGATCGTCGGCATGAACAAAATGTCAACCCCAGCCACTTCACAGATCTTCCTGTCCGCCTCTTCCCTGCGCGGATAGGCATCGAGGTCCTCTCCTTCAAGGAATTGTGTCGGATTGACAAAAATAGAGACAATAAGATAGTCATTCTCTTTTCTTGCCTGCTGAATGAGAGAAAGGTGCCCATGATGCAGCGCACCCATAGTCGGCACGAAACCAATGCTTCCGTCCAATGCTTCTTTTGCTTTCTGTAACGCTTCGATGGTTCGTGCAATGATCATCTCTAACCCTCAACTTTGCTATATTTAGATAAAATAATAGCAAAATTTAATGAGGAATTAGGAATTAGGAATTAGAAATGTTTGTATGCAATCAAAATAGATTGCTTTTATCTTCAAAAAATTATCTATTAAATACCAACAAACACTCTTCACTCCTCACTCTTCACTCTTCACTTGAAAAAGGAACTTTTTCACATGGATGCTTACGAATACGGCGAACTGCTCAAAAACCTCTCCAAGAAGATGGAGAACATCACCAACATTGTCAAACCCGACCAGCTGCAGAAACGTCTCGATGAGATCGAAGAGATGCAGCAGGACCCCGACTTCTGGAACGATACGGAAAAAGCGGGAAAGATCTCCCAGGAGAAGACAAGGACCGAACGCATTTTGGCAACCTACCACAATGCCAACGATGCTGTCTATGATGCCATTGAGTATTTTGAGATGGCAAAGGCTGAGAAAGATGAAGAGACACTTGAGATGCTCTATGAAGATGCCGATTCACTCAAGGAGCGTACCAATGCCCTTGAAGTACAGATGATGCTCAGCGGCGAACATGACAGCAACAATGCCATTGTCTCCATTCACCCCGGAGCCGGAGGTACGGAAAGTCAGGACTGGGCAAGTATGCTCTACCGTATGTATCTGCGATGGGCTGAACGTCACGATTTCAAAGTGGAAGTACTGGACTACCAGCCTGGTGAGGAAGCGGGTATCAAAGATGTCTCTTTCATCATCAAGGGAGAGAATGCCTACGGTTACCTCAAAGTGGAGAACGGTATCCATCGTCTGGTGCGAATCTCTCCGTTCGACTCCAATGCCAAACGCCATACTTCGTTCACCTCCGTCATGGTCTCACCGGAGATCGATGACGACATCGACATCGAGATAGAGGACAAAGATATCCGCATCGATACCTACCGTGCTTCGGGTGCAGGAGGGCAGCATGTCAACAAGACCGAGTCGGCCATCCGTATTACCCATGAACCTACAGGCATCGTCGTACAATGCCAGAATGACCGTTCACAGCACAAGAACAAAGCAGCTGCAATGAAGATGCTGAAATCACGTCTATACGAATACGAAATGGCCAAGAAACAGGCAGAGATAGACGGTGTTGAAAAATCGGACATCGGATGGGGACACCAGATACGCTCTTACGTCATGCAGCCCTATCAGCAGGTCAAAGATACCAGAAGCAACCAAGCATTCACCAATGTCGAGGCGATCCTGGACGGGGATATAGATAAGTTGCTGGAAGGCGTATTGATCGCGCAGGCGAAATAGTTTTTATTCCTCCTGCTCATCCTCTCTCTTCTTTTTCTCCAAATATTTTGTAATCGTTTTGGTAATCACAAGTGCTGCGACAAAAGCAAGTATGATCATACTTCCCGTGTAGAGCGCATGCATCACATCGATCTTCATACCACTTCCTTCAGCATCTTCTCTTCGAGTCTGTAGACAGCATCACAACGCTCTGCCATGGTCTCGTCATGTGTCACAAGCACCAGTGCAGCCTCATGCTCTTTGATGTACGCAGTCAGTACATCCATGACCAGTTCGGCTGTCTCTTTGTCCAGATTTCCTGTCGGTTCATCGGCAAAGATGATGCGAGGCTTCTTACTGAGTACCCTGGCAATGGAGACCCTCTGCTGTTCACCCCCGGAGAGTTCCGAGGTCTTGTGTGCCATCAAATGGTCTATCTGCAGTTTTTTCAGTATGGCATTGTCTATCTCTTCACCTGAAAGCATGGTCGCCACAGAGATGTTCTCCAGTGCGCTCATGCCTTTAAACAGGTAATGGAACTGAAAGATGATCCCGACATCATAACGCCTGAGCGCTTCTATCTCTTCATTGTTCAGGGTGTAGAGGTCATGCTCCAGAAGCGTCACTTCCCCTTTATTGGGCTGAAGAAAAGTAGAGAAGATATGCAAAAGCGTGGATTTTCCGCTGCCGCTTCGTCCAACGATGGCTGCACTCTGTCTTGATGCAATAGAGAAATGGATATCTGAAAAAAGAAGATAGTCGAAACTGTGTGAGATACCGGTAGCTTCCAATAAAGGTTGGGACATTAAATACCTTTTGATTATTTAAAGTATTTTAACATAAAAAAGTAAGGGAGAAAGGGGATAAAAAGGTTTTTAATTTTTAATTTTTAATTTTTAATTCAAAAAAGCTCCAAAAGGAGCTTTTTCTTACGCCATCTGCTTTGCAACTTCAGCAGCGAAGTCTTCTTCTTCAACTTCGATACCTTCACCCACTTCAAGTCTTACGAAGTGTACAAGGTCAGCTGTACCGCCAGCTGCTTTTGCTTTTTCCTGAACGTATTCAAGCACTGTTTTACTGTCATCCATTACGAATTTCTGGTCAAGAAGACACTGCTCCTGATCAAGTGTTGTATTGTCTGAGATGAATCTTGCAAGTTTACCCGGAAGGATCTTGTCCCAGATCTTTTCCGGTTTACCTTCTGCAGCAAGTTCTGCTTTGAGTGCCTCTTCAGCCGCTGCCAGTACTTCGTCTGTCAGCTGGCTCATAGAGATATACTGAGGAATGTTCTTTTCTGTTTTACCCAAACGTCTGAGCTCTTCATTCTCTTTTTCGATCGCTACGATCCTGCCCTGTGTCTCTTCTTCCACGAACTTGGGATCGAAATCTTTGTAGGAGAGTGTGGTAGGAGCCATAGCAGCTGCATGCATCGCAATTTCTCTAAGTACAGGAGTCATTGCTTCAGCCGTTTTAGCCGAATCACATCTTGCTTCGATGATAACACCGTTCTGGCCATTTGAATGCACATAACCGTTCACTGCTGTGTTCTCGTCACCATTGATCAATGCAGCTCTTCTTACCACAAGGTTTTCACCGATCGTTGCGATCTGAAGTGAAAGGTACTCTGAAAAAGGCTGTCCGTTGATCTCGGAATTGTTGATCGCTTCCGCATCAGGAAGGTTGTTCTCGAATGCATGGTTCACAACCGTATTCATTACTTCTTTGAACTTGTCGTTCTGTGCAACGAAGTCTGTCTGGGAGTTGATCTCGACGATCACAGCTTTGTGACCTTCCACTTTGACACCGATGGCACCTTCAGCCGCAACTTTTCCGGCTTTTTTGGCAGCAGCTCCGAGACCCTGGTCTCTGAGCCACTCAACCGCTTTGTCCATGTCGCCGTCAGCAGCTGTGAGGGCTTTTTTACAATCCATCATTCCTGCATCGGTCATCTCTCTGAGTTTTTTGATATCTTTTGGTCCGAAATTCGCCATATTTACGCCTCCGCCAATTCTTTTGCAGATGCTACTGCATCTCTGAAGTTTCCTTTGAAGCTGTACTTCTCTTCCATGACTGCGATCTGCTCGTCAGTCATGTTCGCTACATCGTTGAATGTATAGAAACCTTCGTCATTGAGTTTGCCTGCATAGACTTTCCCTACACCGGCGATCTTTGTAAGGTCATCACCTTTTTTTTCTGCCGCTGCAGCTTTTGGTGCCGCTTTCTCTTCAACGAGCTTTTCAACTTCCGCTTCTGTTGCCGGTGCTGCTTTTTCTTCCGCTGCCTCAGCCATTACCTCTTCGATCTCTCCTGCCGGTACTTCTTCTGCTTCTTCACCATGTGCTTCAGCATATGCTGCTTTACCTTCGATGATCGCTTCAGCCATCTCTTTACAGAAAAGGTTGATAGATCTGATCGCATCGTCGTTACCAGGGATCGGGTAGTCGATCACGTCTGGGTCACAGTTCGTATCGAGTGGTGCAATGACCTTCATTCCCATTCTTTTCGCTTCTTTGACCGCAATGTGCTCTTTGACAGCATCGATAACGAACATCATGTCAGGAAGTTTTTTCATGTGTCTGAAACCTTCAAGGTATGCGTTCAGCTTCTCTTTCTTTCTCAAAAGCATCAATGCTTCTTTTTTGGTCAGCATCTCAAGCTGGCCGTTCTCTTCCATCTGCTCGATGATCTCGAGTTTTCTGATGGATTTTTTCAT
It encodes:
- the panC gene encoding pantoate--beta-alanine ligase, producing the protein MIIARTIEALQKAKEALDGSIGFVPTMGALHHGHLSLIQQARKENDYLIVSIFVNPTQFLEGEDLDAYPRREEADRKICEVAGVDILFMPTIDQMYERDELCIGAPAIRGYILEGEKRPGHFDGMLQVVMKLLNLSSATRAYFGKKDAQQLALITQMVKNYFMDVQIIPCEIVRDDKGLALSSRNVYLTEEEKQRALSLSRSLKRASKMVMAGELDVRTIKKEMMQVLSETDRVEYVAIVDRDFNALESVEIGNSIILVAALVGKPRLIDNIWI
- a CDS encoding ABC transporter ATP-binding protein, with product MSQPLLEATGISHSFDYLLFSDIHFSIASRQSAAIVGRSGSGKSTLLHIFSTFLQPNKGEVTLLEHDLYTLNNEEIEALRRYDVGIIFQFHYLFKGMSALENISVATMLSGEEIDNAILKKLQIDHLMAHKTSELSGGEQQRVSIARVLSKKPRIIFADEPTGNLDKETAELVMDVLTAYIKEHEAALVLVTHDETMAERCDAVYRLEEKMLKEVV
- the tsf gene encoding translation elongation factor Ts is translated as MANFGPKDIKKLREMTDAGMMDCKKALTAADGDMDKAVEWLRDQGLGAAAKKAGKVAAEGAIGVKVEGHKAVIVEINSQTDFVAQNDKFKEVMNTVVNHAFENNLPDAEAINNSEINGQPFSEYLSLQIATIGENLVVRRAALINGDENTAVNGYVHSNGQNGVIIEARCDSAKTAEAMTPVLREIAMHAAAMAPTTLSYKDFDPKFVEEETQGRIVAIEKENEELRRLGKTEKNIPQYISMSQLTDEVLAAAEEALKAELAAEGKPEKIWDKILPGKLARFISDNTTLDQEQCLLDQKFVMDDSKTVLEYVQEKAKAAGGTADLVHFVRLEVGEGIEVEEEDFAAEVAKQMA
- the prfB gene encoding peptide chain release factor 2 translates to MDAYEYGELLKNLSKKMENITNIVKPDQLQKRLDEIEEMQQDPDFWNDTEKAGKISQEKTRTERILATYHNANDAVYDAIEYFEMAKAEKDEETLEMLYEDADSLKERTNALEVQMMLSGEHDSNNAIVSIHPGAGGTESQDWASMLYRMYLRWAERHDFKVEVLDYQPGEEAGIKDVSFIIKGENAYGYLKVENGIHRLVRISPFDSNAKRHTSFTSVMVSPEIDDDIDIEIEDKDIRIDTYRASGAGGQHVNKTESAIRITHEPTGIVVQCQNDRSQHKNKAAAMKMLKSRLYEYEMAKKQAEIDGVEKSDIGWGHQIRSYVMQPYQQVKDTRSNQAFTNVEAILDGDIDKLLEGVLIAQAK